The following is a genomic window from Spirochaetaceae bacterium.
TTACCATCAAAACGGACAAAACCTAAATATTTATAAAGTTCGGCCCCATTTTTACGTTTTACTTGCCGTAAAGTCGTTAAAATGTTATCGTCAATATTATTTAACATATCTTTAATAAATTGCCATCTATCGTAATTATTCTTAATGGATAAAATAGTACTGTTCATAACTTTTTTTATTAAATAAATAAGCTGGTTGGCTAAATCTTTATCATCGGCTAAAATTAAATTAATAAGTAAAATAAAATTGTCGCCATAATTTTTAGCTAACTGTTCTTCAAAATCTAGGGCCAGTTGCTCATTATTGATGGTAACTCCTTCGCTAAAAAGTGTATCGCTTTGCCCTCTGCTGATAGTACCGGGCTGTTTAGCGGCTAACATTGTGCCGGCAGCGGCATAAAATTGTAAATTGTTTTGATAAATATAATGCATAATTAAAGTAAAACCGGTTGTTTAGAGGTTAAAAAACTTTTAATCGTTTGTTCTTCCAATTTAATAATGGCCCCAATTTTGCGGCCGGCGCTAATAATAAAAGGTTCGGCACGTTTAAGCACTACGCCCAACTTTTTTAAATGTTCGTAAGTTAAGGTGGTATGACGGCGGCTGGCCACAATCCGGCTGGCGCTGGTTAGGCCAATGCCGGG
Proteins encoded in this region:
- a CDS encoding DUF4130 domain-containing protein, producing MHYIYQNNLQFYAAAGTMLAAKQPGTISRGQSDTLFSEGVTINNEQLALDFEEQLAKNYGDNFILLINLILADDKDLANQLIYLIKKVMNSTILSIKNNYDRWQFIKDMLNNIDDNILTTLRQVKRKNGAELYKYLGFVRFDGNQNCRTAFIRPEADLAPILMTAFIEKFKTNLALFDEGRGYGLIYFDKKIYRKENLPDIKTGDDYGELFKTYIKSITIEERINHKLQAGLVPYKNRKFMTEFN